Proteins encoded within one genomic window of Glycine soja cultivar W05 chromosome 1, ASM419377v2, whole genome shotgun sequence:
- the LOC114414714 gene encoding protein RMD5 homolog, whose amino-acid sequence MELSTIKDAFDRVTKKQKLSCSKTQEAIDQIRQEIESVLDTLQSANNTDHELDYKTVLNELKASFLLIAPLSQMEGTQKELNVALTKYGKLLEKHFNPDISKAYRNIDIDRHTLNQIIANHFYHQGLFEIGDHFMSVVGEPESAAIMKFPFVEMYQILEAMQNQNLEPALNWASTNGDKLAQSGSDIVLKLHSMQFVKVLQNGSREEALHYARMHLSPFATSHMTDIQKLMGCLLWTGKLDRSPYHALLSPSNWDKLAEELKRQFCNLLGQSYNSPLSVTVAAGVQVLPPLLKFMNVMAGKKNEWQSMNQLPVPVELDREFQFHSIFVCPVSKEQATEDNPPMLMSCGHVLCKQSILKMSKNSTKVFKCPYCPFDIDAAQCKQLYF is encoded by the coding sequence ATGGAGCTGAGTACTATAAAAGATGCTTTTGACCGTGTTACTAAGAAGCAAAAGTTATCTTGTTCCAAGACTCAAGAAGCAATTGATCAGATCAGACAGGAAATTGAGAGTGTTTTAGACACACTGCAGTCAGCGAATAACACTGACCATGAACTTGATTATAAAACTGTCCTGAATGAGCTTAAGGCCAGTTTTCTTTTAATTGCTCCACTTAGTCAAATGGAAGGTACACAGAAGGAGCTAAATGTAGCACTCACCAAGTATGGGAAGCTTCTTGAGAAACATTTCAACCCTGATATATCCAAGGCTTACAGAAATATCGACATTGATAGACATACATTAAACCAAATAATTGCTAACCATTTTTATCACCAGGGCCTTTTTGAGATAGGGGACCATTTTATGAGTGTGGTTGGAGAGCCTGAATCCGCAGCCATTATGAAATTTCCGTTCGTGGAAATGTATCAAATACTTGAAGCCATGCAGAATCAGAACCTAGAGCCAGCCCTCAACTGGGCTTCCACTAATGGTGACAAACTTGCTCAAAGTGGATCTGATATTGTGTTGAAACTTCACTCAATGCAATTTGTGAAAGTACTTCAAAATGGAAGTAGAGAGGAAGCTCTTCATTATGCTCGAATGCACCTTTCTCCTTTTGCTACCAGTCACATGACCGATATTCAGAAACTTATGGGCTGTCTTCTATGGACGGGAAAGCTTGATCGTTCTCCTTACCATGCATTACTATCACCATCTAACTGGGATAAGTTGGCTGAGGAACTTAAAAGGCAGTTCTGCAATCTTTTGGGACAGTCGTATAATAGTCCATTGAGCGTGACTGTAGCAGCAGGGGTCCAGGTTTTGCCACCACTCCTCAAATTTATGAATGTCATGGCAGGGAAGAAGAATGAATGGCAGTCTATGAACCAGTTACCGGTGCCGGTTGAGTTGGACCGTGAGTTCCAGTTCCattctatttttgtttgtcCTGTCTCCAAGGAACAAGCAACCGAGGATAACCCTCCGATGTTAATGTCCTGTGGCCATGTCCTCTGCAAGCAGTCTATCTTGAAGATGTCCAAGAATAGCACAAAAGTGTTTAAGTGCCCATATTGTCCCTTTGATATTGATGCAGCACAGTGCAAGCAGCTATATTTCTGA